The segment AAATCCAGAGGCTGCAACTTCTCGTGCGATATCTGATGTTCTACCTTGACCTTCCAGTGGGTCAGACACCTTTCAATATACGAAGCTATATCTCTTTTCATGCATGGAGACCAATAATTAAGCCTCAAGACCTGGTATATTTTTGTTGCGTTAGGGTGAGTCGAAACTTAGACTTGTGTGCTCCTTCTAACATTTTCTGATGAACCCCACCGGAAACCAAAACCTAAACCCTACCACACTGAGTTAACAAACAACGTCTATCGGCAACAAAATTAGTAATCTTACCCCTGATCTTCTCTTTTTTCCAATTCTCCTTCTTGATTCCCTCAGGTTGACTCTCTGATCATATTCTAAAGTATTGAAATGATAGTCATCCTCTAACATAGGTCTCATATAGAAGCACCAACTGTCATGTGGCtaaaagcatcggccaccacattggccttccccaggtaATATAATAAATCCTTCACTACATAAAGCCACCTACGCTATTTAATATTTAGATTCGGTGGATCCATGAAGTACATCAAactgatccgtgtagatagtgaAACAGACCCTATATAAATAATGGcgtcaaatcttgagggcgaaaaccactacccccaactcaagatcttgagtagggtaattcgcctcatgaggcttcagctgactcgaagcataagctatcaaaTGCCCTCTTtgtatcaaaacaacacccatgCAAAGAATTGACGTGTCCCAATACACCAAAAAGTCATCAAATCCCTCAAGGAGTGCCAGTACCAGTGTCTCATATAACTTCTGTAGTGAGGTATCGAATGccacctgctgctcaggcccctaacGGAATATGACATCCTTCCTAGTCAACCTGGAGAGATGAACTGTAATCTtgtagaaatcttgaataaacctCCTATAATAACCATCCAACCTATGGAAACTCCGTATCTCAGATGAATATCCCAGAACTTCCCACTGTTTTACTGTCTCGATTTTGGTctggtcaaccaaaataccctcatagttaacgaggtgccccagaaactgaacctcgcgtaaccaaaactcacacttagagaacttggaATACAACCTCTCTGCCCTCAGAACCCCAAGAATCTCACGAAGGTTCTTCCTCATGCTActccttggtcttagagtagaccaatatatcatcaataaaaatgaccacaaatcgatccaacatcgacctGCACACCTGGTTTATGAGATCTATGAATAGAATTGGTTATATATGAAAAACGCTTTAATTTGGATATATTTGgtcatgtttatttattttatacaaaCATATTGGATCatgtttaaatacatataatatcATCATACTTTGTTGAATCATGTTTAAGTATATATAATGTATATTTGGTATGTTATGCTACATTTAAACTCATTTCTAGTTATCTTGGACATAAGTTTAGGTAAGTATTATAGCAACAAACTTTATTGAATAATGTTCAAGTACatattatagcattatactttgttgAATCGTGTTTAAGTACATATAATGTACATCTGGTATGTTATGGTCCATTTAAACTCATTTCCACTTATCTAGTACACAAGTTTAGGTACATACTACAACAATAAACTTTGTTGAATAATGTTTATGTACATATAACAACATCATACTTTGTTCAATCATGTTTAAGTACATATAATGTACGTTTGGTATGTTATTGTCTATTTGAATTCATTTCCACTTATCTTGGACATAAATGATATAATTGGTTACAATTTGGCAATATGTCTTTAACAACTAACACTTGGTCCCTTTGGTCAATATGGACATAAGTATATCAATTGGTCATTAGTTGCTAAATTAAAATCCTGCACATTTGGTACTATTTGTATAATTTTGTACCTTAGAAACCACACAATCCAGCCAAATATACCCATATAATAAACACTTGTCTTATATTTGAAAATTGGTCAACATTGGACCTTTTACATACCAAATTACTCCATATACACAATTCTATATTACTTCATATAGACAATAGTAACCACAATCTTCATCCTTACACCTTACATACTTACCCCGCCAATAAGAACAACTAACCACTCTTTTGCGTACTTAACCCTTCAACAACAAACACAACACAATCCCTAAAATGACAATGAAGCAACAAGCAACCCAATTATAAACCTAACAAGAAATAACAGATTAGAGTAGCCATATTCAATAAATAGACTGGAGTTTCCATTATCACCATAAGCAGTAGGATCAAAGCTAGTTTTCTTTTTCTAATTTGCCTCTCCTTTAGAATTTGCTTGTATCAGGAAGTAGTTTCATCATCATACCATTCAAAGTAACCACAATATTCATCCTTATCAGGAAAGTATCCGCACCCAAAATACCTTATGCCCGAATTTTTGTCACTCCATGCGACCTGGAACGGAGCTCCTAGTCCATAGTAACACTGCCTGAACGGAACCATCCTTTATTTGCTTACAACACTTTGGGACGATGAACCATTTGTCCATTTGGGAACTCATTCAAGCGGGTGAGAAGAAGAAGACGAATGTGAGGCAATATTCATGTTAGGGTTCACTTATAGACAATTGCAAAACCAACGTGGATTACAAGTGGAAGACACATAAACATTTTGCCTAGTCACCAACTAAGAAACCCTCTGACCCGAGGCCATCTGGTTATTTAGTCATAAGTGCAACAAATTAAAAACACAGTGACTTTATTATAACCAATCAAACATGATGTCAAAATTTAAAAAGTTGAAAAGTTAGTGTCTTTTGTGCCATTTGTCATAAATAAATACCTAAAAGAGCATTGTTTGCCTAAAACAAGACCACGTCGGGACCAACCCCTACCATTTAATAACAACACAATGAATTATACAAAATTGACATTAACACGAAGAAGACAAAACGTACACAAAACGACGCTTGCGACACCTAATTGAGCAACCATCTTTCAAGGTAccataaaaatatattgttttagACATTCAAAAGTCAGATGCTCGATTTCTACATCTTTGAAATTGGGAATCCATTGGTTTGTTCGTtagcatattattattattattattattattattattattattattgttagtgTTCTAGACTGTCCATCAAAATATAAACACCCTGTTAGTCTCAAACCCCAGACTCAAAAGTCTAAAATTTGGTGTTGTGAACGACTTTAATGGAGACACTATTTGATATGTAAACTACCTATAAGCGTTTTTTTTCTTAATTCCGAAAGAACATCTTAGTGGATATACTAAGAAAACAAATTATTTATACTCATTAAATACTAGGGATGTCAAAAACCTCTGTGATACCCCGATACCGTACGAgactaaattttaaaaaaatcgggAGCGGGAGCGGGGGCGGGGGCGAGGGCATAATTAAACCTCGTTTATTTTTGGGACTGGGGTCGGGAGTCAGTATTTCCGCCTAGTACTCCCACGGGGGCCCCGGTTGTATATttatgtaaaaaaatatatatttaatataaaatacatatacaaaataGATTTTATAATTTAGGTTTAGTGTAGGTTTCACTTTTTCGTTTCCAATTAATGGATGTTGAAGATGTAGCGAATTGATTATATATATTTGGacatataagtattttatatttgtaatgttagatttgttgtattttatatttctaAGATTGTTGAAATTGTCGTTTTGTAATATTGGATTCATAATgttgaatttttaattttttagtttctaaaagattaggttttaagcttttaaagttattaaaaatagttttttttagccTAAAGCAAAGCagttttttagcaaaaaaaaaatcgaattttaagcTTATAAACCGGGAGAACCGGGGGTGATGGAGGTAATAGGGGTCGGGACCGGGGGCTATGTAAACGGGGGATCCGGAGGCGGGGGCAACAATTGATTTTGGATGAGGGGCTGAAATAGCTATTTCCGCACCCGTTTGGTTCCGTTGACATCCCTATTAAGTACtaatatctatatttttttttatagaatagTTTCTCAATTTTATTTTTGGTTCAGTTGGAACTCTAAACTCAAAGTTATGGGGATTGCTTGGTTATCAAACCTAATGTTAGCTCTAAATTCCTTGTAATTTTCTTTACTTTGTTGGTTTCTATAtgctttttaatataattaagctATTCAAAAAAAGTCttacgtttatatatatataaatattttcctACATTTTAATGCTATTTATTTTCTATCAACGTTAAATGTTGACATATGacatattaaataaaattaataatattttaatacacTTGTCACTATTTAACATAGGTAGaaatttaacatataaggatagataggaaaaaaatataaaagaatatttaatttctcttacaTATAagtttacactttttttttttcgttAATTTCATTTGTTGAAGTTTGTTGTCCTTTTCATCAAtatcttttaatatattttttccaCACTAGGTCTTTAATATCTTAAAAAGTAGATATGCATGTTCTTGACTTCAAGAGACCATGTGAGCATCAATGAACCCAGTTGGTACCCTTAATAGGTGTACTTAATTCAATGGAAGTTAAGTCTTTAAAATCAAATAACTCTAGTctctatatatagagagagagatcatGTCGTTAATTTCTATTGACCCTTCttttccaaggacccaaaaaCATCCAACTAGCTGACTTAAGGTGTTTCATCATAGTGAAAATGCCTTGATCCAATAATGTTGGTGTCGCACGTCTTGTGATGATATTGACAGAACCTTGTAAGTTACATGTTTAATCTATAATTTTGCACAAAAAGATATACACTTCGTAAAGTATGCTTATACATACGATAAAACGATTTATACTGCTTTTTAAAGCAATTTTTACTGAAAATTTAAATTAGATGTTCGTTGTAGTTCTTGTAACTAGAAATTTTCACAACTACAACTATGACATGACTTACTTTTGGGTGTGTGTAACTAAAGACCTCACTATCACACGATACACTTTTTACAACACAATGTGATCCCCTAACTTTTTATGCTCTTCTCAACCACCATTCAGAAACTCCATTAAGATACTAATGAAAGCATGCAGGACCACCCCATCTCACCCACTATTTGAACTTTCTACTAATTTAATAATAGACTTGAAACTACTAGTAAAGTTATTTTTGTTTCTCATCTGAGTACCTATACATATAGGTGACACTCTCTTCACTCACTATTTGCACTTTCTAGTAGACTTGAAACAACTGGTGAAGTTACTTTTTCTTCTTATCGGAGTATCTATATATTTAGGTGGCATCCTCTTTGCATCAAATTTACGGTAGCCATGGATTGGTACTCATGGTTATCAAAAACAAATCTAGACCCATATTTAGTTTATGAATATGGAAGAACATTCACGCATAATGAGCTTCAAAGAGGAGACACGCTGTATTTCAACCACGAGTTTCTTCAAAGCATGGGAGTCTTGGTTGCCAAACACAGGTTAGAAATAATAAATCTTGCAAGAAACAACATAGGAGGGTGTCGCAAGAACGGTTTCTCCAAGATTGTGTCTGCCATTGTGAAGACAAGATTGCTTCTCTCCAAGAAACTTGGAAGATTTGTTTCAAGTAAACGGTCGGTTAATAGGCCCATGAATCCTTTTCGACCACAGTGGCCGAGTAGTAATTTAAGAAAGAACATGGGATTTGGGGAGGTTAAGGAAGAAAAAGGGAAGAAAATGATGAAATCTGGACCCTTGGATGGAAGATTAGATGAGAGTTGTATGACTCCGAAAAGGGTTTTTAGCGTTTCCGGGCCGATGGATGTGGGGAACAGTCCAAGGATTGGGATTCCGTGTAATATGATGAATTCAGGTGGTGAAGACGATGAGATGTCTTCTATTTGGTCTATGATGTTTCAAGATATGAAACCTACTTGACCATGGTTGCTCTTGTTCTTGCTCCTGTTATGTTTTCTTTTTAATATTTCATCAAATGTTTAAGGATTTCTTATTCATCGTTCATGTAAGTTTTTAGAGAATATATACACCAACATATCTGTTACACAAGAAACAACATGACATAAAATGTTATGATGTGTTGGGTAGACATAGACATAAACACAGATTATAACCAGATGTCAATGGGCAAAAAACTACATCTTTTTGTCCGAGAATAGTTGGAACATATTTGGAACTGTTTTAAAAAataagggcatttatgtcttttccaTATACGAGAGATTGGTAGCAAGTCATTGTTCCAGATTTTTGCCGGTATAAAGTTGTCGGTATTGCTTCGTCGCTATAACTAGAAAAAGTCGTCGAGATAGATGCCACTTGTACTGACGACATGTTGTCTCCAAAGGCTCTGTTGGGACtgattttcgaaaaaaaaaaagatatactACCTTCGTCTCATATTTATTGTTcatttttgactttttaagtttttatttttcaatagacgttaaatatttttatttatgctaTAAactacttgataaaacttataacaatgaaaagatATTTAAAACACAATCTATTTATATATTCTGCatcaaatattatatataaaaaacaaaattatttaaggtcaaagttgaacaataaagacttcaaaagtcaaaagtaaaCAATAAATGTGGGACGGATGGAGTATTAAATTCCTATACCGACAAAATGTCATTGCTATAGGTGACACATGTATAGAAGACATGTCATCTGGACATGGGTGACTTATAGTGACAACATTTCGTCGGGGTAGGGCAAATATGTTTTTTCCACTATAAGCTATAGTGACGATATATGGTCGATATaagtcaaattttttttttccggATAAACTATAGCGATAACATGTCGTCGGGACAACCTCTGGGCAATTTCCTTTTAGTTTTTATAGATTATATATTTTATCACCTTTATTTTAACAATCCAGACAGTTTGCAACATATATTCATAATAAACAAACATTCAACAAAGATTACTAATATTCAACACATTCAAATTAAAGTGTAACACAGACGATAAATTGTCGACATATATTttcaaaaaacaacacaaaacacTCTTGTTTCTTGTCTTTTCTATTGCGATGTCATGTCGTCGGTGTAACTTTGAGGTCAAATAATTCTAGTCAACCCTATACAGACGACATGTAAATGGAATATCTCAATTTGTAGCGATGACTTATGTTGTCGGTATTAGGTGTCATCCTTATagtaaaaactgcattttttctaTTGAGATAAGTCCTTGTCCCGGTCAGCTAGCCAGTCCTAGTCCCAATACACATCAAATGCATGCAACATATTCTGATATGTCAAACATAACAAACCGTGCTTTAAAGTTTCAACGATGGTTAATATGTTCAAAGTTTTATACATGACCTATTACAACTGCATGATAACAAACGtcgatcataaataaaaacacacaaaACCCATGGAAGTGATCACTgaactaaaccctaattttcattaAATGATTTACAAAGATCCCAATATAATACATTATTTATTTACCGGAAGTGTCTAATTTACATTATTTGTACCACACGAAAATGAAATCGAATGGGCAACAAAAAAGATGTTCTCAAAACAGATTCAAACCGGTCAGTTGAACCAAAACCGGAATAAATGAGTGGTTAAATTATCATAGGTTTATGCAAATTTTTAGACCGAATCAAACCAGACGGTCTCTTCAAAACTTGGGTTGAACATGTGTGATAGAACCAATAAAAACCATTAGAACCGGTTTATTGAACTTTGATAGTTAGATCTCACTTAGCTCTTAAAAACAACCATTTCCAAAGCAAATCTGATATATATCGATTTTTACTATTTTTTATGGGTTATGACTTATTTGATGATTtgggtttatttatttataattagtGTGGGGGTTTCTTGTTTTAACAGCTCGAGGGAGAGATTGGTTTGTCTTCGAattaaggtgagtcttcttactacaCTAGTAGGTCGAATGCACCAGTTCCAACTCACTAATTTGTATGTGATGGATGTATATGATTATGTGACTATGACTGATatgattgatatatatatatatatatatatatatatatatatatatatatatatatatatatatatatatatatatatatatatatatatatatgacatcaaTATGCAACTGGATGTCTAAGTAAAAAGTAATTCCTATTATATTGGATTCTGAGTATTAAGTAACATATATCTTCTAATGAAAATCGAATACAATAGGAATTAGTTTTTACTTAGACATCCAGTTGCATATTGAtgtcatacatacacacacacacacacacatatatatatatatatatatatatatatatatatatatatatatatatatatacacctttATATTAAATGAGGCGGGTTATAAATGGAGCGAATTGACAATGATCCATACCCTACCCATATAATAAAAGTGTAAATGGGTACGAATTGTAAACGGGTAAACGAATCAAAAAATAAAGCCTAAACCCGAATAATTCTTATAGGGTTGGAGTGAATCAAGGTCAAAACCCGACCCATTGACAAGTCtaataggatccatactcgaatcgaggagaCTCACGAAGAATCTAGGAAGCATGTAGGAAGAGGAATTTTTTGGGTATGTGTTGATCGTTTGTAGGATTgcttttcagaatggtgatgagcaCACATGGAGGAGGTTTGGGCTCAAGTACTGGTGTTGATTCGATTGATGAGCGGATGTGGGAGTTTATCTCTTTGGAGATCACTCGTGGTATTTTGGtgtagactcttgtgatcttcagTTCAGTTAAGGAAAGGAGCATAGAGAATTTGGATGAGCGTATGGGCATGTTTCACACTGAGATTATGGCTATTGTGGGAGCTCGCACTCTTCCATTCCACGAGTTCCGTGCTTATGGAGCTCCCATTTctttggggagaaggaccccataACTAGCAGGAGCTGGTTAGCGGACATGGTGAATGTTTTCCGAACGAgattctgccccgaggggtcgaagctTAGATTCTCATCCTGTCTTCTAAAAGACGTAGCTCGTGACTCGTAGGAGGAGGTGGATTTCTATTTAGGAGGCGAGGCCATTGAGACGATGACTTGGGATAAGTTTATGACCTAGTTTAGGGGGGAGTTTGCACTAGCTATCTTGGTGCAGTAGTTGGCGAGGGAGTTTTGGGACCTTCTCCAGACGACTGAGAATGTGGCATGGATCATCGCTAAATTCAGGGAGAGAGAGCCTTATTGGTTCCGCATTACGCTGcaaatgaggaaatgaagaagataatgaACCACCACATGCTACGAGACGATATCGGGGAgtttgttagcttttcagcttgtcgGAATTTAGAGGACCTAATAGCTAGAGCCCGAGAGCTGGAGATTGATTTGAAGCACCTCGGGAAGAGGAAGTCAGCAGATTTTCACAGCAATGGGCCAGGCGAAGAGGCGCAAGACTCATGATTCCAAACTAGGAGGCCATCAGGTCTGGTGCCAttgtgccaagtgtgggaggacaCATAAAGGGACTTCCGGGAGACAGGAAGGGGGTATTTCAGTTGTGGGTAGATGGGTCATGTCATTAGGGATTGCCCTCGAGGATCGGTACCGatgtgttttcactacaatcagttgggccacaagaaggtcgaCTTTCTGAGGCTGATGAGTGGAGTAGTGAGGGCACCTGCTCTAGTTACTCTAAGGATTACCGATGGCCGCAAGGGCAGGGAATATGCTCTTGTAGTGAGGAGCCAAGCATTGCAGTTGCAGGCAGGGGAGGCCAAAGTCTCATAAGATGCTATTGCGGGTATATTCCACTTTTGTTTTCTTCATGTtatattatttatctatttatgcTTCTGGATCTTGCATTTTTTTGTGATATATTGTTTCTAGTTAATTTTCTCTGTGTTTGTCTGATTAGTATTGCCAAGGGTCGTCTTATGTCTTTTTTTGCATGTCAAGAGTCATGGGTGCAACACTTCTGGTTGAGATAGATTTAGGTTGTCAACTTTTATATGGGCCTTTGGTGCGAGCAAGCTAGGAGTTCTACATCCTAGTTAAAAGGAAGCCAGTCCAAGTGGCAGTCTGGATAGAGATTACTCAAGTTTGGGGATTCAGATAATTTTATCGACAAGGTGGCACATTCATAGTGATTCATGGCAGATATGTGTCTTAATTtaggttgagggttgtgttagagcctcttTTCCTATTCTTGTCTGATGAAGGCTTGggggttcgaagcatgacccAAACACTTGATTGGGATGCAATAGATGTGGTGTGGACACATGTTCGATTATGGGTTGGTATATTAGAAGGAGATCAAGACCATGAGTTCGGCTCATGACTGATATAGGGATGTTATAAGACTACGTGGTAGTCCTAGCATATACAAGGATAATAGCTATCAGGGAAGTGTTGTAAGTGTACgatgtagtcgtagcattcactaagaTAAGATAAGCCATTGTAGGAGTGCTTGTTAGGCTGAAGGAGGATCAATGCATGTCTGGTTGGATATGGACAATATTGTTGATGGACCACTCCTTGTTTAGAATGAGGATTGTTGGAATTGAGGCGATGTTGGGCATGTGTGGCACTCGAGTGGGTGGGACCGGTAGAAAGTGGTTTGAATGAAGTTTTGAACCACCATTAGAGTGGTTTGAATCTATGGTCAACGGATGGCATATGTGTGTTGTTTAGGCTCATGTAGCTTGTAGCAGT is part of the Lactuca sativa cultivar Salinas chromosome 7, Lsat_Salinas_v11, whole genome shotgun sequence genome and harbors:
- the LOC111882271 gene encoding uncharacterized protein LOC111882271, translating into MDWYSWLSKTNLDPYLVYEYGRTFTHNELQRGDTLYFNHEFLQSMGVLVAKHRLEIINLARNNIGGCRKNGFSKIVSAIVKTRLLLSKKLGRFVSSKRSVNRPMNPFRPQWPSSNLRKNMGFGEVKEEKGKKMMKSGPLDGRLDESCMTPKRVFSVSGPMDVGNSPRIGIPCNMMNSGGEDDEMSSIWSMMFQDMKPT